The genomic stretch ATGAAAAACCAGTTACTGGCAAACACGATGCTATCATTAACAATGGCGGGTATTGTGCTGGTACTATACTTTACCGGCGAGCATAAAGTATTTGAAGAATATTTTGGTAAACACGGAGAATCGTTAAGCAAGTTCGGGTTGAAGTAGATACTATAGGAGGAATTTTTTTTGGAACAAAAACCACCAAGGGTTTTGTCAATTGACGTTTTTCGAGGGATAACTATTGTATTAATGATTTTTGTTAATCATATATTTGACCTCAGGATGAAAAATATTCCGCAATGGTTGAAGCATATGCCGGCACTGGGTATCACGATGTCGGATATAATATTCCCGGCATTCCTTTTTATTGTTGGGATGGCAATACCCCTGGCGTTAGACCGCCGTATAGATCGGGGAGATACGTGGTACCAGCTTATCTGGCGGGTAGTATCACGTGCTGTGTCTATACTTATTGCAGGGTTTTACTGGGTAAACTATGACTATTACAATGCTTCAAAAGGGTTATTGCCAAAGGATTGGTGGGGTTTCCTCGCGTTTATTTCCGTAATCCTTATCTGGATAAACTATCCGCAGACAGATAAAACTAAGTGGGACAAAAAAAGGGTTGTATATACAGCATTACAAGGGTTCGGGTTTGTGATGCTGATATTTTTATCATTCACCTATACAAGTTTTGGGGAAAAAGGGTTAACATATCCCGCATGGACACTTGACCCGCGGTGGTGGCAAATGCTGGGTGCGATCGGGTGGGCGTACTTATTTGCGGGACTGTATTACCTGGTATTCCGTAATAACTTGACTGCATTAGCGTTTGGGGTGCCGTTATTCCTAATGATATACACCGGCCATGCGACAGGTGTATTAAAATTTGTTGACCAATGGGTACCGTTCCTGGGTATTCGCGCGAGGGGAACACACGGGGCATTAGTGATGGCTGGGATTGTACTCCAAAAATTTATGGAATCACGCGCAGGTGACCAGCCAAAAGCTGATACTTTTGATCAGCGGGTAAAGTTTATAATATTATTCGGCGGGATGATGCTTATCAGCGGATTCCTTGAAGCCGTACTGTTCCGGCTTAACGGAGTAGATACCTCCGTACTCTGGTGGGTATTTGGGCTAGGATTATTCGCGATGGTATTGTATATCGTAAATAACGATTTTGAGGAACGTATGAAGATGGCGTTAAGTATCGGCGGTGTGTTAATGCTTTCAGGGTTATTAATGGGTAATCTCTACAAAATATCTAAGAACGGCGCGACACCGAGCTGGGTGCTGGTATGCTCAGGAACGTGTGTGATAATTTATGTTTTGACATACTACTTTGTTGATCAAAAGAAGATGAGGGGATGGTTTATAGATATTGTCCTTCCTCCGGCGAATAATCCGTTACTCGCATACTTGATGCCCGAAGCAATTGTTGCGCTTTTACTGGCGTTAGGGTTAGGAACTTTTATGCCAAAACTTACCGGTGTGTTTATGTTTATGAGTTCCGGGATTTTGGG from Elusimicrobiota bacterium encodes the following:
- a CDS encoding DUF5009 domain-containing protein codes for the protein MEQKPPRVLSIDVFRGITIVLMIFVNHIFDLRMKNIPQWLKHMPALGITMSDIIFPAFLFIVGMAIPLALDRRIDRGDTWYQLIWRVVSRAVSILIAGFYWVNYDYYNASKGLLPKDWWGFLAFISVILIWINYPQTDKTKWDKKRVVYTALQGFGFVMLIFLSFTYTSFGEKGLTYPAWTLDPRWWQMLGAIGWAYLFAGLYYLVFRNNLTALAFGVPLFLMIYTGHATGVLKFVDQWVPFLGIRARGTHGALVMAGIVLQKFMESRAGDQPKADTFDQRVKFIILFGGMMLISGFLEAVLFRLNGVDTSVLWWVFGLGLFAMVLYIVNNDFEERMKMALSIGGVLMLSGLLMGNLYKISKNGATPSWVLVCSGTCVIIYVLTYYFVDQKKMRGWFIDIVLPPANNPLLAYLMPEAIVALLLALGLGTFMPKLTGVFMFMSSGILGILRAVLWTALMIWLTMWLTKQKVVVRF